In the Haemorhous mexicanus isolate bHaeMex1 chromosome 16, bHaeMex1.pri, whole genome shotgun sequence genome, ctcaggccaggctgctctgggcactgccccacggcctcagcccctggcaagggcacagcagcagctgcagctcccacaggacTCAGCCCCACCATGGGGGAACGTGCCTGGCCAAGGGAAAGGAGGCTCCCTGggtgccctgctctcctctgcaggagatcctgagagctctgcagcccctgctgccatcccatctgcccagggcagcacaagagccccgGCCTTGGggccctccagagctgctcctgctccaggcccagggCCCATCCCAAAGCTGGGGCAGCTACAAAGCTGTGCCCATTTCTGTTCATTGCTGTTCTGATGAGGATGGATCCTCAGTACCTTGGAGGTTGGTGATGAATTTTAGTTTTCCAGAGGCCTCTTCTTTCTTCAGCTCTTCAGTTGAGAAATTCAGTGAGAAAGGCTCATTCCCATTTGTTCAAAACACCCAAAGAAGACAAGCCCATAGGAAGAATTCAAGTCTTCAATTCTTCTGTGGTTAATTAGAAAGATTTCAGAAATGTATGCAAATGAACATATTAGATTGAAAACAATAAAGAGAGaattattttgtgctgtttagTTCAggttagttttctttttttatatagcTATCAGCAATTCCCAGTTGATATtgacccccagcacctcctaATGCATTCTGAACAGATATGAAAATCAAGACCCTTCGTGGCTGACAATCAGTCAGACTTTGTCCCTACCCCCACCCTACCATTTCCCCCATCCAACCCCTGGAACTCCtatggatcaggaatggtgtggccagcaggagcagggcagtgattcttcccctgcactcggcactggtgaggccacacctcgagtgctgtgtccagttctggacccccaatttaggaaggccgtggaggggctggagcgtgtccagagaagggcaacaaggctggggagggatCTAGAATACAAGTCttgtgagaagcagctgagggagtgGGGTTGTTtgtcctggagaagaggaggctcaggggagacctcatcactctctacaactccctgacaggagggtgcagcaaGGGGGTttgggctcttctcccagggaacagtgacaggacaagaggacacagccttaAGCTGTGCCATGGGAGGTTTAAGCTGGACATTAGGAACAggttcttcacagaaagggtgactGGGCAGaagaatgggctgcccagggagatggtggagtcaccgtccctggaggtgtttaagcaaagactggatgtggcactcggtgccatgGTTGGGGTGACAAGGAGGTGTTGGGGCACAGGTTGGACGTGGTGATTTCCAAGGTTTTTTTCCAACCTggttaattctgtgattctgtgatgacTAAgaccctgcagggccctggggaagcaaggggccactgtgacactgcaggaccccatggaaccaaggggccagtgtTGCTCTGCAGGGACTCATGGAATGAAGGAAACATGTTTGACACCGTGGTGGCCCTTGGGACCAAGAGGCCCCTGTGACACCTGGAACCAAGGAGAGCATTGCTGCACTGTGAGACCTCAAGGAACCAAGGATCCATTGTGACACTAAAGGGCCTTGGGGGACCACGGcgccattgtgacactgtggggctcAAGGATGCAAGTAACTTTTTATCACTAATGGGTCCCATGGAAGAAAGGGGCCTTGGTGACACTCAAGAGCCTCGTGGAACCATGGTGACCAAGTTGGCTGTGAGTTTGGATCTCCTGGAGGGTAGAAGGGCattgcagagggacctggacaggctggatcgaGGGACCAAATCCAACAAGGTGAGGTTGAACAAGACAaagtgctgggccctgcactTTGGCCAAAAACAACCCCTGTGGTGGTACAGACTGGGGACAGAGTGGATGGACAGCAgtcaggcagaaagggacctgggggatcagcccctgctttgctgctccttcctctctccccagggcccttgcagagcaccagccatgctgtttgcccccagcctgcccacggccaccctggggctgctcacggggcttttctgtgctgtgcattGGCCTGGGTGTTTTCTTGAGAGggcctgggcaaggagcctggagcccccagggcctggcctgagctgtcagcgctgccccagcagtgcccatggcctgtccctgctgcagccctggcactgccacccccagggctgtgcccgaccccgagagcactcaggccctacagcaacaccagggccaccagggcagcggggcagggccacgggagcagcactggcaacagcaagggctgctgctgggcacagctgctgggccagcactgatctgccccaagctctgcacacagacattgctgctgcagctccagaggaagcAACAAAAGGGGCATCTGGTGAAAACTTGGCTGGGAGTTTTTTTGGTTCCTTTAAAGCCCCCAAGAGCACAGCTCCTCATTGTCATAGTTTGGGGCCACAGTGAAagtggagaaaaacaaaatgaaaaatggtaCAAACAATTACAATTGTTTGTGGACAATactaaaaaatcaaaatagaagaatgaaaaaaataaaccaaccacCAAAGCCAAGAAGATTGATCAAAGATGACTTTTATTATATGTATTTTGCAGAAATTGGCCAGAAGATTAATGTTTCTGAAATTGTCCACTCATCagtctccacactgcagccttgagctcctggttcctcaggctgtagatgagggggttcagggctggaggcaccaccgagtacagaactgacactgccagatccagggatggggaggagatggaggggggCTTCAGGTAGGCAAAAAtgacagtgctgaggaacagggagaccacggccaggtgagggaggcaggtggaaaaggctttgtgccatccctgctcagagaggatcctcagcacagtcctgaagatctgcacataggagaaaacaatgaacacaaaacaaccagATGCTAAAGAGGCACCATTTACAATGAGCCCAAGTTCCCTGAGGTaggatttggagcaggagagcttgaggatctgtgggatttcacagaagaattGGCCTAGGGCATTGCcgtggcacaggggcagggaaaatgtattggctgtgtgtagcagagcattgagaaagcctctggcccaggcagctgctgccatgtgggcacaagctctgctgcccaggagggtcccgtagt is a window encoding:
- the LOC132334692 gene encoding olfactory receptor 14C36-like; this encodes MSNSSSISHFLLLALADTRQLQLLHFCLLLGISLAALLGNGLIISAVACGHHLHTPMFFFLLNLALSDLGSICTTVPKAMHNSLWDTRTISYSGCAAQVFLFLFFTATEFSLLTIMCYDRYVSICKPLHYGTLLGSRACAHMAAAAWARGFLNALLHTANTFSLPLCHGNALGQFFCEIPQILKLSCSKSYLRELGLIVNGASLASGCFVFIVFSYVQIFRTVLRILSEQGWHKAFSTCLPHLAVVSLFLSTVIFAYLKPPSISSPSLDLAVSVLYSVVPPALNPLIYSLRNQELKAAVWRLMSGQFQKH